In Cucurbita pepo subsp. pepo cultivar mu-cu-16 chromosome LG04, ASM280686v2, whole genome shotgun sequence, the following are encoded in one genomic region:
- the LOC111792784 gene encoding calmodulin-like protein 1, translating to MPMNPNLLDLQYRVSKKKFLREPSRLFSFKDRQSSGVRRALQPSTEEIKQIFNKFDTNRDGLISKHEYRGVLKALGRGNSMEEVQKIFRAVDTDGDGYINLKEFMEVHQSGDGVQARDVEFAFKTFDLNGDRKISAEEIMRVLRGLGEKCSIEDCRRMVRAVDSDGDGMVDIDEFMTMMTRSVM from the coding sequence ATGCCGATGAACCCAAATCTCCTCGACCTGCAATACAGAGTCTCCAAGAAAAAGTTCCTCCGGGAGCCCTCCCGACTGTTCTCCTTCAAGGACCGGCAGAGCTCCGGCGTCCGGCGGGCTCTGCAACCGAGCACGGAGGAGATCAAGCAGATCTTCAACAAGTTCGACACGAACAGAGATGGGCTGATCTCAAAGCACGAATACAGGGGAGTTCTTAAGGCGCTGGGGAGAGGGAACTCGATGGAGGAGGTGCAGAAGATTTTCAGGGCGGTGGATACCGACGGCGATGGGTACATAAACTTGAAGGAGTTCATGGAGGTTCACCAGAGTGGGGACGGAGTTCAGGCGAGAGATGTGGAATTTGCTTTTAAGACGTTTGATTTGAATGGGGATCGGAAGATTAGTGCAGAGGAAATTATGAGAGTGTTGAGGGGATTAGGGGAAAAGTGTAGCATTGAGGATTGCCGGCGGATGGTGAGGGCGGTGGACAGCGACGGCGACGGT